In Felis catus isolate Fca126 chromosome A2, F.catus_Fca126_mat1.0, whole genome shotgun sequence, the following proteins share a genomic window:
- the ABCA7 gene encoding LOW QUALITY PROTEIN: phospholipid-transporting ATPase ABCA7 (The sequence of the model RefSeq protein was modified relative to this genomic sequence to represent the inferred CDS: inserted 15 bases in 13 codons; deleted 6 bases in 4 codons; substituted 7 bases at 7 genomic stop codons): MLLLWKNVLYRRRQPIQLLAELLGPLFLFFXLVAVCHSHPRLEQHECHFPNKPLPSAGTLPXFQGLICSMNDTCFPQSAPAEQPGVLSNFKDTLVLWLLADAHTILGGGGRAHRMLASLGKLTPMLRAAGGAARPLPSDRLRDRLPLTTELLGTLLREMRWGGARPGDSGMLPSGSSAQSLGSGLDQTQESVKSFLEAAENVAQELLALPGLVELWALLRRPQGTSRPLEAVSEVLFGAKGPGVPGGPSLDWYEATHLKELVGQEPTPGLPDSSLSPACAELMGSLETHPLSLLLWRRLKLLVLGKVXFTRRLTAQGNRTFXKLALLKGLQETWGVLGPQLFDYLNDSTNAAMWQVRPGRRTAGSSRASLGTSSLPRTWGRVCRRLVESRGAQGGGPNLEQCPIPRKCVTLDNLEAAPSEAALMARALELLAEHHFWAGIVFWGPRDXSGSPAQLAGPGHLRIKIRMDIDAFARTNKIRNRFWDPGPAADPLTDLRYVWCGXSGTEARAGLYPQQTPSPCYADDAVLRVQSRSLPLLLTXWIHSVAPAVKAVVRGKERRLRHKMQALGLGSAVLWLGWFPSCHSPFLGSTALLVLVTKLGDILPHSHPAVVFLFLAAFAVATVVQSFLLSARFPRANLAAACXGLAYFVLCPPYVLCVAWRDRLPAGGRPHRSLLSPVGSGFGCESLALPKEQGEGAQWHRAGTGPAPGVFSPAQVSGILLLDAVLCGLATGYLEAILPGQYGIPKPWNFPFRRSYWFGPRSPKGSTPPPTPKDPEVPTEEVPPGWIPGVSVRGLEKRFPGNPQPALRGLSLDCCQGQITALPGHNGDGKATMLSLLCGLFPPTGGSARILGHDVQSRMEAVRPHLGACPQYDVLSDVLTLEEHIWXRSTGLSAGPVSPEEARLLQDVGLVPTRCAQTRRLSGGTQQKLSVAITFVGGSRVVILDEPTAGVDPASRCSIWELLLKYREGLPEGGRGLRCGRGPRGHGHRSLSLTPRLGSETLTQTLGXTGPSNLNAPLMAPQITSHKRHLGAGLAPPDVTSRLKVLPEESALENGELATAAPETRVLQGFGPDPAGRGQGCALSASQALSACLPRPPWPVDAGEGERAPEEGARAALGACFLLPSPTQRLLAPPDGPGRNLSRLPGQDPPPPGAPGASRHLHAFSLPGGGGRRSGRLSVPPHPPPLHLPQPEDQEVGERAHCPAGMGASPWGGRDPGLPSGQEVSHSVWGLLVLLNPRPGGALDLVLSNPTAWAHRGQPQGGLRIWFNNKGXHAMVAFIGRANNALLRAHLPPGPARHAHSITTLSHPEAALSPYAPTATSVDVPVSTXAVFAVSFVPASVTLVLIKEXGPLQFMGGPPPTLHWLSNFLWDVWNYLVPACVAALTFLXFQQRAYVAPANPPALLLLLLLYGXGLRPPRSPFFRVPGTACVVLTCVNLFVGINGGTATFVLQYFSGRKLQEMSRIRKRVFLVLPHFCLGRGRVDMAXDQAVADAFERLGDGQFQSPLRWEEVGKNLLAVVVQGPLLLLLLLLLLLLLMLLATACCHGQPQLRLLPPRPAPGQEDEEVARXRERVARGATEGDVLVSRDLTEVGTVLGWGLPLAHPPSQGPEHLPGVLWAEGRQLSIPPGELRVQGEGPEAGAVRGCPTGRPLPFTEQLSTGARALSNYLPSAGHPRCFGPVGVNGAGKTSTFRKLAGDALPGGGEAVPAGYRRPPPVSYHGAPGWHGREPSTAHHHRGXCPQSDAVFELLAGHQHLELFARSSGSPGDLPLPPSRITALPWLPWPCPESGSASLHYELGPGAPGAPEVSDPPEGTYSGGNKRKLATAVTLVGDPAAVFLDESTTGTDPAPGAFSGVASLPAVEREGRSVVLTAPQVGPQHPGPRVKVGQAPAGGRQSWSGPDIWEEGTPGTVMPGPGGPSGLGWGGAGGGGPRVTDGRVRCPGGAQPLESSPPAPPTHPPGFGAGHTLTLRXPAARSELAEAFEAAAFPGAAXRFQVPPGGRCALARVFGELAWRGEERGGHFSGSQTTLARAPAAPGRG; encoded by the exons ATGCtgctgctttggaaaaatgtcctgTATCGCAGGAGACAGCCG atCCAGCTCTTGGCGGAGTTGCTGGggcctctgtttctcttct atcTGGTGGCTGTATGCCACTCCCACCCCCGACTGGAGCAACATGAGt GCCACTTCCCCAACAAGCCGCTGCCCTCGGCCGGCACCCTAC GGTTCCAGGGTCTCATCTGCAGCATGAACGACACCTGCTTCCCGCAGTCCGCGCCCGCCGAGCAGCCAGGTGTCCTCAGCAACTTCAAGGACACCCT cgTCCTCTGGCTCCTGGCAGATGCCCACACcatccttgggggtggggga agAGCCCACAGGATGCTGGCCAGCCTGGGAAAGCTAACGCCAATGCTGAGAGCGGCGGGCGGGGCAG CCCGGCCTCTCCCAAGCGACCGGCTGCGGGACCGCCTGCCCCTGACCACTGAGCTACTGGGGACACTGCTTCGAGAGATGAGATGGGGTGGGGCGAGACCAGGTGACTCTGGGATGCTGCCCTCAGGGTCCTCAGCC CAATCCCTGGGGTCTGGGCTGGACCAAACCCAGGAGTCCGTGAAGAgcttcctggaggcagcagaGAACGTGGCCCAGGAA CTCCTGGCACTGCCCGGCCTGGTGGAGCTGTGGGCGCTGCTGCGGAGACCTCAGGGGACTAGCCGGCCCCTGGAGGCCGTGTCGGAAGTCCTCTTCGGTGCCAAGGGCCCTGGCGTCCCAGGGGGGCCCTCCCTCGACTGGTATGAGGCCACCCACCTGAAGGAGTTGGTGGGGCAGGAGCCCACCCCGGGCCTGCCCGACAGCAGCCTGA GCCCTGCCTGTGCTGAGCTGATGGGGTCGCTGGAAACCCACCCACTGTCCCTCCTGCTCTGGAGGCGCCTGAAGCTGCTAGTCCTGGGGAAAG GCTTCACCAGGCGGCTCACGGCCCAG GGGAACCGGACCTTCTAGAAGCTGGCTCTACTGAAGGGCCTCCAGGAGACGTGGGGTGTGCTGGGACCCCAGCTCTTCGACTACTTGAACGACAGTACAAACGCGGCCATGTGGCAGGTTAGGCCAGGTCGGAGGACAGCAGGTTCATCCAGGGCCTCCCTGGGCACATCATCCCTACCCAGGACGTGGGGGCGAGTGTGCAGGCGGCTTGTGGAATCCAGGGGAGCTCAGGGAGGGGGACCCAACTTGGAGCAGTGCCCCATTCCAAGGAAA tgtgtgaccctggacaaccTGGAGGCGGCACCCTCAGAGGCAGCCCTGATGGCGCGGGCCCTGGAGTTGCTCGCGGAGCACCACTTCTGGGCCGGCATCGTCTTCTGGGGCCCGAGGGA CTCTGGCTCCCCCGCACAGCTCGCGGGCCCTGGTCACCTGCGCATCAAGATCCGCATGGATATCGACGCCTTCGCGAGAACCAATAAGATCAGGAACAG GTTCTGGGACCCGGGCCCGGCTGCTGACCCCTTGACAGACCTGCGCTATGTGTGGTGTG TCAGCGGCACCGAGGCCCGTGCAGGCCTCTACCCGCAGCAGACGCCCTCCCCGTGCTACGCGGATGACGC GGTCCTGCGTGTACAGAGCCGGTCGCTGCCGCTTCTCCTGA CCTGGATCCACTCCGTGGCGCCGGCGGTGAAGGCCGTGGTgcgagggaaggaaaggaggctgCGCCACAAGATGCAGGCCCTGGGGCTCGGCAGCGCGGTGCTGTGGCTCGGCTGGTTCCCCAGCTGCCACTCGCCCTTCCTCGGCAGCACGGCGCTGCTCGTGCTGGTGACCAAG CTCGGGGACATCCTCCCCCATAGCCACCCGGCCGTGGTCTTCTTGTTCTTGGCGGCTTTCGCCGTGGCCACCGTGGTCCAGAGCTTCCTTCTGAGCGCCCGCTTCCCCCGCGCCAACCTGGCGGCCGCGT GAGGCCTGGCCTACTTCGTGCTCTGTCCACCCTACGTGCTGTGCGTGGCCTGGCGAGACCGGCTGCCTGCGGGTGGTC GTCCCCACCGCAGTCTTCTGTCGCCTGTGGGCTCTGGGTTCGGCTGCGAGAGCCTGGCGCTGCCGAAGGAGCAGGGTGAAGGCGCCCAGTGGCACAGGGCGGGCACCGGGCCCGCCCCTGGCGTCTTCAGCCCGGCCCAGGTCTCTGGAATCCTGCTGCTCGACGCTGTGCTCTGTGGCCTCGCCACTGGGTACCTAGAGGCCA TCCTCCCAGGCCAGTATGGGATCCCCAAACCGTGGAACTTTCCCTTTCGGAGAAGCTATTGGTTTGGACCTCGTTCTCCCAAGggctccaccccacctcccaccccgaAGGACCCAGAGG TGCCGACGGAAGAGGTCCCACCCGGCTGGATTCCGGGGGTCTCCGTTCGGGGCCTGGAGAAACGCTTTCCTGGCAACCCCCAGCCAGCCCTGCGTGGGCTCAGCCTGGACTGCTGCCAGGGCCAGATCACCGCCTTGCCGGGCCACAACGGAGACGGCAAGGCCACCATGCT GTCCCTACTGTGTGGCCTCTTTCCACCCACTGGTGGCTCTGCCCGCATCCTGGGCCACGATGTCCAGTCCAGAATGGAAGCCGTCCGGCCCCACCTGGGCGCCTGCCCGCAATACGACGTGCTGTCTGACGT GCTGACCTTGGAGGAGCACATCTG GCGGTCGACGGGCCTGAGTGCAGGACCTGTGAGCCCCGAGGAGGCCCGTCTACTGCAGGACGTGGGGCTTGTCCCCACGCGTTGTGCGCAGACCCGCCGCCTCTCTG GTGGGACGCAGCAGAAGCTTTCAGTGGCCATCACCTTTGTGGGCGGCTCCCGGGTTGTCATTCTGGATGAACCCACGGCTGGTGTCGACCCTGCTTCCCGCTGCAGCATCTGGGAGCTGCTGCTCAAATACCGAGAAG GTCTTCCCGAAGGCGGTAGAGGCTTGCGCTGCGGACGTGGACCCAGAGGACACGGCCACAGGTCCCTGTCCTTGACCCCGCGCCTTGGTTCAGA GACCTTGACTCAGACCCTCGGCTGAACGG GACCCTCAAACCTGAACGCACCCCTGATGGCCCCACAGATCACCAGCCACAAGCGGCACCTGGGCGCGGGCCTCGCTCCCCCAGACGTGACCTCACGGCTCAAGGTTCTGCCGGAAGAGTCGGCCCTGGAGAACGGGGAGCTAG cGACGGCTGCCCCGGAAACACGGGTCCTGCAGGGCTTCGGGCCAGACCCCGCGGGCCGGGGACAGGGCTGCGCGCTGTCTGCTTCTCAAGCGCTTTCTGCTTGCCTGCCGCGGCCGCCGTGGCCCGTTGACGCAGGTGAGGGGGAGCGGGCGCCAGAGGAGGGTGCGCGGGCAGCCCTGGGTGCCTGTTTTCTACTCCCGTCACCCACTCAGCG TCTCCTCGCGCCTCCTGACGGGCCGGGCCGGAACCTGTCCCGACTTCCTGGTCAAGACCCACCCCCGCCTGGTGCGCCAGGGGCCAGCCGCCACCTGCACGCGTTCAGTTTGCCCGGAGGAGGGGGCCGGCGCTCCGGACGGCTCTccgtgcccccccaccccccgcccctgcatcTCCCGCAGCCTGAAGACCAAGAAGTGGGTGAACGAG CCCACTGCCCCGCAGGTATGGGGGCTTCTCCCTGGGGGGGCCGAGACCCAGGCCTGCCCTCAGGGCAAGAGGTGAGCCACTCAGTGTGGGGGCTGCTGGTGCTGCTGAACCCCCGACCCGGCGGGGCC CTCGACCTTGTCCTGAGCAACCCCACAGCCTGGGCTCACCGAGGACAGCCTCAAGGTGGGCT ccggaTCTGGTTCAACAACAAGGGCTGACACGCCATGGTGGCCTTCATCGGCAGGGCCAACAACGCTCTCCTACgtgcccacctgcccccaggccctgcccgcCACGCCCACAGCATCACCACGCTCAGCCACCCCGAGGCTGCGCTGAGTCCCtatgcccc GACGGCCACCTCGGTGGACGTGCCCGTCTCCACCTGAGCGGTCTTCGCCGTGTCTTTCGTCCCAGCCAGCGTCACCCTTGTTCTCATCAAGG CCGGGCCTCTGCAGTTTATGGGGGGCCCACCTCCCACTCTTCACTGGCTCAGCAACTTTCTCTGGGACGTG TGGAACTACCTGGTGCCAGCGTGCGTGGCGGCGCTCACCTTTC GCTTCCAGCAGAGGGCGTACGTGGCTCCCGCCAACCCGCCTGCCCTCCTGCTGCTGTTACTGCTCTACGGGTGAGGCCTCCGCCCCCCTCGGAGCCCGTTCTT TCGTGTGCCCGGCACGGCCTGTGTGGTGCTCACCTGTGTCAACCTCTTCGTCGGCATCAACGGCGGCACGGCCACCTTCGTGCTCCAATACTTCTCTGGTCGG AAGCTGCAGGAAATGAGCCGCATCCGG AAAAGGGTCTTCCTGGTGCTCCCCCACTTCTGCCTGGGCCGGGGGCGCGTTGACATGGCGTGAGACCAGGCCGTGGCTGACGCCTTCGAGCGCTTAG GAGACGGGCAGTTCCAGTCCCCCCTGCGCTGGGAGGAGGTTGGTAAGAACCTCTTGGCCGTGGTGGTACaggggcccctcctcctcctcctcctcctcctcctcctcctcctcctcatgctCTTGGCGACCGCCTGCTGCCACGGTCA ACCCCAGCTGAGGTtgctgcccccccgccccgccccggggcAGGAGGACGAGGAGGTGGCCC GTCGGGAGCGGGTGGCCCGAGGGGCCACCGAGGGGGACGTGCTGGTGTCGAGAGACCTGACCGAGGTGGGCACAGTGCTGGGTTGGGGGCTCCCGCTGGCCCACCCACCCTCTCAGGGACCTGAACACCTCCCAGGCGTGCTGTGGGCAGAGGGACGCCAGCTGTCGATCCCCCCTGGTGAGCTGAGAGTCCAGGGTgaaggtcctgaggcaggggcAGTGAGGGGCTGCCCTACTGGGCGCCCACTGCCCTTTACTGAACAACTGAGCACAGGTGCCCGCGCGCTGAGCAACTACT TGCCGTCTGCGGGGCACCCGCGGTGTTTCGGGCCCGTGGGAGTGAACGGAGCAGGGAAGACGTCCACGTTTCGCAAGCTGGCGGGGGACGCGCTGCCCGGTGGTGGCGAGGCTGTGCCGGCTGGCTACAG ACGCCCCCCACCCGTCTCTTACCATGGTGCTCCAGGGTGG CATGGCCGGGAACCTTCCACTGCGCACCACCACAGGGGCTAATGCCCTCAGTCGGACGCTGTCTTCGAGCTGCTGGCCGGCCACCAGCACCTGGAACTCTTCGCCCGAAGCTCAGGTTCCCCAGGtgaccttcccctccctccttccaggaTCACAGCCCTACCCTGGCTCCCTTGGCCCTGCCCCGAGTCAGGGTCCGCCTCTCTCCACTA CGAGCTTGGGCCCGGCGCGCCTGGGGCTCCTGAAGTTTCGGACCCACCTGAGGGCACCTACAGCGGAGGCAACAAGAGGAAGCTGGCGACAGCCGTGACGCTGGTGGGGGACCCGGCTGCGGTCTTTCTG GACGAGTCCACCACGGGCACGGACCCCGCTCCCGGCGCTTTCTCTGGAGTAGCCTCCCTCCCGGCCGTGGAGCGGGAGGGCCGCTCCGTGGTGCTTACCGCACCACAGGTGGGTCCCCAGCACCCGGGGCCCAGGGTCAAGGTGGGTCAGGCCCCAGCGGGAGGCCGTCAGAGCTGGAGCGGCCCCGACATTTGGGAGGAGGGCACGCCGGGGACGGTGATGCCCGGTCCCGGGGGCCCGagcgggctgggctgggggggggcaggggggggcggGCCCAG GGTGACGGACGGGCGGGTCCGCTGTCCGGGCGGCGCGCAGCCCCTCGAGAGCAG ccccccggccccgcccacccacccacccgggTTTGGCGCCGGCCACACGCTGACCCTGC GGCCAGCAGCGCGGTCCGAGTTGGCGGAGGCCTTCGAGGCGGCCGCGTTCCCGGGGGCCG CGCGGTTCCAGGTGCCGCCGGGAGGGCGCTGCGCCCTGGCTCGCGTCTTCGGAGAGCTGGCGTGGCGCGGGGAGGAGCGCGGCGGGCACTTCTCAGGGAGCCAGACCACGTTGGCGCGGGCGCCCGCCGCGCCTGGACGGGGCTGA